The bacterium genome includes the window GCCAGCCTGAGGGGCGAGGGTGATCCAAACAATGTCCCCGCGGTCGGGGACTCGGGGACGGCGGGCTACCACGCCTCTCTACCCTCGGGAGCTCCCGTATCAACTTCCTCGTGCAGATTGCGCTTGGTCACGCGGGAGAGGAGATCCTCAAGCGTTTGGCCCGGTTTAGTCGCCGGAGCGACGACTAGGGTCCCGTTTGTCACAGTGAGGTCGACCTCAGTCTCCTCACCGAGCTTGACTTCGATGGCAAACGGTTTGGGGATACGGAGGGCCAAACTATGCCCCCACCGCTGGATCTTGGTACGCATGAAAACGCCTCC containing:
- a CDS encoding AbrB/MazE/SpoVT family DNA-binding domain-containing protein, which codes for GGVFMRTKIQRWGHSLALRIPKPFAIEVKLGEETEVDLTVTNGTLVVAPATKPGQTLEDLLSRVTKRNLHEEVDTGAPEGREAW